One genomic window of Streptomonospora nanhaiensis includes the following:
- a CDS encoding glycoside hydrolase family 15 protein, translating into MPLRIEDYALIGDTQTAALVGTDGSIDWLCLPRFDSGACFAALLGDGGNGYWRVAPAGGHRLLGRRYRPDSLVLETEFAAEDGVVRVTDCMPVRDEHPDLVRRVEGVRGRVRVRTEIAVRPDYGAIVPWTRKDGGRLSFVAGPDTLYLASDLPFDLGEAGCPTAEFTVEAGEVVDFRLAWVAPQAPAPARVDVGAAIERTERWWRDWAGRCGYDGEYRDAVVRSLITLKALTYSPSGGIVAAPTTSLPEQLGGVRNWDYRFCWIRDATFTLLALLNSGYDDEAVAWRQWLLRAVAGEPAQMRIMYGIQGERRLPEVELEWLAGYAGSQPVRVGNEAYLHWQLDVYGELMDALHQTRVRGIPPDDPAWDLQCALMEFLEEHWRDPDNGIWEMRGPRRDFTHSKVMAWIAADRAVKAVEEFGLEGPVERWRRLRSEIFEDVCRNGFDPERNTFTQFYGSKALDGSLLLLSAVGFLPADDPRMKGTVEAVRRDLMSDGFVLRYTMDEHTAEVDALPPGEGAFLPCTFWLADNLIMQGRVEEGRELFERLLGLCNDVGLLAEEYDPAAGRQVGNFPQALSHIALVNTAFHLRGDRGPIEQRAAAGRSGRGHASANEPSALAAGSRPEPRRSANGHGPDSAACAPAREAAPAGASGTGGSGAGDPAAPAEEPVPGRPREHG; encoded by the coding sequence TTGCCACTGCGCATCGAGGACTACGCCCTCATCGGAGACACCCAGACCGCCGCCCTGGTGGGAACCGACGGCAGTATCGACTGGCTGTGCCTGCCCCGCTTCGACTCCGGCGCCTGCTTCGCCGCCCTCCTCGGCGACGGCGGCAACGGCTACTGGCGCGTCGCCCCGGCCGGCGGGCACCGCCTGCTGGGGCGGCGCTACCGGCCCGACTCCCTGGTGCTGGAGACCGAGTTCGCCGCCGAGGACGGCGTCGTGCGGGTCACCGACTGCATGCCCGTCCGCGACGAGCACCCCGACCTGGTGCGCCGGGTCGAGGGCGTGCGCGGGCGGGTGCGGGTGCGCACCGAGATCGCGGTCCGGCCCGACTACGGCGCCATCGTGCCCTGGACCCGCAAGGACGGGGGCCGGCTCAGCTTCGTCGCCGGGCCCGACACCCTCTACCTGGCCTCCGACCTGCCCTTCGACCTGGGCGAGGCCGGGTGCCCGACAGCGGAGTTCACCGTTGAGGCGGGCGAGGTCGTGGACTTCCGCCTGGCCTGGGTGGCGCCGCAGGCCCCGGCGCCCGCGCGGGTCGACGTGGGCGCCGCCATCGAGCGCACCGAGCGGTGGTGGCGCGACTGGGCCGGGCGGTGCGGCTACGACGGCGAGTACCGCGACGCGGTCGTGCGGTCGCTGATCACCCTGAAGGCGCTGACCTACTCCCCCAGCGGCGGAATCGTGGCCGCCCCCACCACCTCCCTGCCCGAGCAGCTGGGCGGCGTGCGCAACTGGGACTACCGCTTCTGCTGGATCCGCGACGCCACCTTCACCCTGCTGGCCCTGCTCAACTCCGGCTACGACGACGAGGCGGTGGCCTGGCGGCAGTGGCTGCTGCGCGCGGTGGCCGGGGAGCCCGCCCAGATGCGGATCATGTACGGCATCCAGGGCGAGCGCCGGCTGCCCGAGGTCGAACTGGAGTGGCTGGCCGGATACGCCGGCTCCCAGCCGGTGCGGGTGGGCAACGAGGCGTACCTGCACTGGCAGCTCGACGTCTACGGCGAACTGATGGACGCTCTGCACCAGACCCGGGTGCGCGGCATCCCGCCGGACGACCCGGCCTGGGACCTCCAGTGCGCGCTCATGGAGTTCCTGGAGGAGCACTGGCGCGACCCCGACAACGGCATCTGGGAGATGCGCGGCCCCCGGCGCGACTTCACCCACTCCAAGGTGATGGCCTGGATCGCGGCCGACCGGGCGGTCAAGGCGGTCGAGGAGTTCGGGCTGGAGGGCCCGGTGGAGCGGTGGCGGCGGCTGCGCTCGGAGATCTTCGAGGACGTCTGCCGCAACGGCTTCGACCCCGAGCGCAACACGTTCACCCAGTTCTACGGCTCCAAGGCGCTGGACGGCTCGCTGCTGCTGCTCAGCGCCGTGGGGTTCCTGCCCGCCGACGACCCCCGCATGAAGGGCACGGTGGAGGCCGTCCGGCGGGACCTGATGAGCGACGGGTTCGTGCTGCGCTACACCATGGACGAGCACACCGCAGAGGTCGACGCCCTGCCGCCGGGCGAGGGCGCGTTCCTGCCGTGCACCTTCTGGCTGGCCGACAACCTGATCATGCAGGGCCGGGTGGAGGAGGGCCGCGAACTGTTCGAGCGGCTGCTGGGGCTGTGCAACGACGTCGGGCTGCTGGCCGAGGAGTACGACCCGGCCGCGGGGCGGCAGGTGGGCAACTTCCCGCAGGCGCTGTCGCACATCGCCCTGGTCAACACGGCCTTCCACCTGCGGGGCGACCGCGGCCCCATCGAGCAGCGCGCCGCGGCCGGCCGCTCCGGGCGGGGCCACGCGTCGGCCAACGAGCCCAGCGCGCTGGCCGCCGGCTCCCGTCCGGAGCCTCGGCGGAGCGCGAACGGGCACGGGCCCGATTCCGCCGCCTGCGCCCCCGCGCGGGAGGCCGCACCCGCCGGCGCCTCCGGTACGGGCGGCTCCGGTGCCGGCGACCCGGCCGCGCCCGCCGAGGAGCCCGTTCCCGGCCGCCCGCGCGAACACGGCTAG
- a CDS encoding SDR family oxidoreductase, with protein sequence MAHQPRTVVVTGASGGVGRAAARAFGGRGDRVALLARGAEGLAGAAEDVRAAGGTPLEIPTDVADSAQVEHAAERAEAELGPIDVWVNVAFTGVFAPVSEIEPAEFRRVTEVTYLGYVHGTKAALARMLPRDRGAVVQVGSALAHRGVPLQSAYCAAKHAVQGFHESLRCELLHDGSGVAATMVHLPAMNTPQFDWVRSRLPRQAQPVPPIYQPEVAARAILRAADHPRRREYWDGASTVQTILGNRIAPGLLDRYLARGGYSAQQTGEPRDPDQPANLWEPADAAGRRDYGAHGSFDDRSKGSSAQQWASRRTGRLAAAGAGTAAAAGYLAWRMLRRAGR encoded by the coding sequence ATGGCCCACCAGCCCAGAACCGTCGTCGTCACCGGCGCCAGCGGCGGTGTCGGCAGGGCCGCCGCCCGGGCGTTCGGCGGGCGAGGCGACCGCGTGGCCCTGCTGGCGCGCGGCGCCGAAGGCCTCGCCGGCGCCGCCGAGGACGTCCGCGCCGCGGGGGGCACCCCGCTGGAGATCCCCACCGACGTCGCCGACTCCGCGCAGGTCGAGCACGCCGCCGAGCGCGCCGAGGCCGAACTCGGCCCGATCGACGTGTGGGTCAACGTCGCCTTCACCGGGGTCTTCGCGCCGGTCAGCGAGATCGAGCCCGCGGAGTTCCGCCGCGTCACCGAGGTCACCTACCTCGGCTACGTGCACGGCACCAAGGCCGCCCTGGCCCGCATGCTGCCGCGCGACCGCGGCGCGGTCGTGCAGGTCGGCTCCGCCCTGGCGCACCGGGGCGTCCCCCTCCAGTCGGCCTACTGCGCCGCCAAGCACGCCGTCCAGGGCTTCCACGAGTCGCTGCGCTGCGAACTGCTGCACGACGGCTCGGGCGTGGCCGCCACCATGGTGCACCTGCCCGCCATGAACACCCCGCAGTTCGACTGGGTGCGCTCGCGCCTGCCCCGGCAGGCCCAGCCCGTACCGCCCATCTACCAGCCCGAGGTCGCCGCCCGCGCGATCCTGCGCGCCGCCGACCACCCGCGGCGGCGGGAGTACTGGGACGGCGCCTCCACCGTGCAGACCATTCTGGGCAACCGGATCGCGCCCGGGCTGCTCGACCGCTACCTGGCGCGCGGCGGCTACTCCGCCCAGCAGACCGGCGAGCCCCGCGACCCCGACCAGCCCGCCAACCTGTGGGAGCCCGCCGACGCCGCCGGCCGCCGCGACTACGGCGCGCACGGCTCCTTCGACGACCGCAGCAAGGGCTCCAGCGCCCAGCAGTGGGCGTCCCGCCGCACCGGCCGGCTCGCCGCGGCCGGCGCCGGCACCGCGGCGGCGGCCGGGTACCTCGCCTGGCGGATGCTGCGCCGCGCCGGCCGGTGA
- a CDS encoding SDR family NAD(P)-dependent oxidoreductase: protein MRTYAITGGTDGIGRALGRLLLGRGDRVIALGSGAAKGAAFLAEAADLDAGARAHFVQADLSTLAGMRRAVERVAGLAGALDGAVFGAQRFQTTRVETADGLEFTFALAYLSRAVLGEGLLPLLERAERPVIANLAGPGGLPGTVAWDDLQLRRRYSGRRAAMQGSRCNDLLGADFPARHPGARTRYVLYNPGFVRTAMADPLPLPARAATKALALLLAQPAAAAAARVRELLDSPPPEPAAAFFRRRPVPMTGPDFDPAAAARLREVTDTLLADPRRRV, encoded by the coding sequence ATGCGCACCTACGCGATCACCGGCGGCACCGACGGAATCGGGCGCGCCCTGGGCCGCCTCCTGCTCGGCCGGGGCGACCGCGTCATCGCCCTGGGCAGCGGCGCCGCCAAGGGCGCCGCGTTCCTCGCCGAGGCGGCCGACCTGGACGCGGGCGCCCGGGCGCACTTCGTCCAGGCCGACCTCAGCACCCTCGCCGGCATGCGCCGCGCCGTCGAGCGGGTCGCGGGCCTGGCCGGCGCCCTCGACGGCGCCGTGTTCGGGGCGCAGCGCTTCCAGACCACCCGCGTGGAGACCGCCGACGGCCTGGAGTTCACGTTCGCGCTCGCCTACCTCAGCCGCGCGGTCCTCGGCGAGGGCCTGCTGCCGCTGCTGGAGCGCGCCGAGCGCCCGGTGATCGCCAACCTCGCCGGGCCCGGCGGCCTGCCCGGCACCGTCGCCTGGGACGACCTCCAACTCCGCCGGCGCTACTCCGGCCGGCGGGCGGCCATGCAGGGGTCGCGCTGCAACGACCTGCTGGGCGCCGACTTCCCCGCCCGCCACCCCGGGGCCCGCACCCGCTACGTGCTCTACAACCCCGGCTTCGTGCGCACCGCCATGGCCGACCCCCTGCCCCTGCCCGCGCGCGCCGCCACCAAGGCGCTCGCCCTGCTCCTGGCCCAGCCCGCCGCCGCGGCCGCCGCACGCGTCCGGGAACTCCTGGACTCCCCGCCGCCGGAGCCGGCCGCCGCCTTCTTCCGGCGCCGGCCGGTGCCGATGACCGGCCCCGACTTCGACCCCGCCGCCGCGGCGCGGCTGCGCGAGGTCACCGACACCCTCCTGGCCGACCCGCGCAGACGGGTGTAA
- a CDS encoding TetR/AcrR family transcriptional regulator, with protein sequence MDATAPGPRPGPQSQSQPEPEPRPRRRDRAATRAALLDAARLRFGRHGYDGTGVRDIAADAGVDPALVFRYFGSKERLYAEAVRAEVPAGLAADRRRPLEAITADLLHDVVFADWSAYDGEHPLLVMLRSSGRDHVREQLRTRVCEDYLGEFTRRLEGPDAHLRAELLGALLLGMGVMRSLVGSPALGEASFGQARPLVDRVVAALARNEEGDR encoded by the coding sequence ATGGACGCCACCGCACCCGGGCCCCGGCCCGGACCCCAGTCCCAGTCCCAGCCGGAGCCGGAGCCGAGGCCGCGCCGCCGCGACAGGGCGGCCACCCGCGCGGCCCTGCTCGACGCCGCCCGCCTGCGCTTCGGCCGCCACGGCTACGACGGCACCGGCGTGCGCGACATCGCCGCCGACGCCGGGGTCGACCCCGCCCTGGTGTTCCGCTACTTCGGCTCCAAGGAGCGCCTCTACGCCGAGGCGGTGCGGGCCGAGGTGCCGGCCGGACTCGCCGCCGACCGGCGGCGCCCGCTGGAGGCGATCACCGCCGACCTGCTGCACGACGTCGTCTTCGCAGACTGGTCGGCCTACGACGGAGAGCACCCGCTGCTGGTCATGCTGCGGTCGTCGGGGCGCGACCACGTGCGCGAGCAGTTGCGCACCCGCGTCTGCGAGGACTACCTGGGGGAGTTCACCCGGCGCCTTGAGGGCCCCGACGCGCACCTGCGGGCCGAACTCCTGGGCGCCCTGCTGCTGGGGATGGGCGTCATGCGCTCGCTGGTGGGCAGCCCGGCGCTGGGCGAGGCGTCCTTCGGCCAGGCCCGGCCGCTGGTCGACCGCGTGGTGGCCGCCCTCGCCCGGAACGAGGAGGGCGACCGGTGA
- a CDS encoding DoxX family protein — protein MTGGVGGALFAATLLCVLANAAEVAAKAVRARFMLRNAAEVGVDHAWIPYLALLEGAGTAGLVLGLLGLPLVGLAAAAGLVLFFVGAVAAHVRARVFHNIAFPAAFLGLAVAALAYFAGRIG, from the coding sequence GTGACCGGGGGCGTCGGCGGCGCGCTGTTCGCCGCGACCCTGCTCTGCGTCCTCGCCAACGCCGCCGAGGTCGCCGCCAAGGCCGTCCGGGCGCGGTTCATGCTGCGCAACGCCGCCGAGGTCGGCGTGGACCACGCCTGGATCCCCTACCTGGCGCTCCTGGAGGGGGCCGGTACGGCCGGGCTGGTGCTGGGCCTGCTCGGCCTGCCGCTCGTCGGCCTGGCGGCGGCCGCGGGGCTGGTGCTGTTCTTCGTCGGCGCGGTGGCCGCCCACGTCCGCGCGCGGGTGTTCCACAACATCGCGTTCCCGGCGGCGTTCCTCGGCCTGGCCGTCGCGGCGCTGGCCTACTTCGCGGGGCGGATCGGCTGA
- a CDS encoding sigma-70 family RNA polymerase sigma factor, which translates to MENVELFESARPRLVSLAHRIVGSRHDAEDAVQTAWLRLSAADPAEVANPEGWLTTVTARVCLDLLRARRRRGELPLLSEDLPVEAVRADEAFLRREDVSRALLVLLGELSPRQRVAYVLHDLFAVPFDGVAAVLGTSTDAAKKLASRARVRLRGARPGEGGGEHAGHADIVEAFLAAARGGDIARLVDLLAPDAVRRADPRLLPAGAPVEVRGAAAIAEETTAFRDRIAAAAPVLVGGCPGAVIAPGGHPYALIRFAVGAGRVAAIDITPYTPGAVGPAAAPGTARAGR; encoded by the coding sequence GTGGAAAACGTCGAACTTTTCGAGTCGGCACGGCCCCGGCTGGTCTCCCTGGCCCACCGGATCGTCGGCTCCCGCCACGACGCCGAGGACGCCGTCCAGACCGCCTGGCTGCGCCTGAGCGCGGCCGACCCCGCAGAGGTCGCCAACCCCGAGGGCTGGCTCACCACGGTGACCGCGCGGGTGTGCCTCGACCTGCTCCGCGCCCGCCGGCGGCGCGGCGAACTCCCGCTGCTGTCCGAGGACCTGCCCGTCGAGGCGGTCCGCGCCGACGAGGCGTTCCTCCGCCGCGAGGACGTCTCCCGGGCGCTGCTCGTGCTCCTGGGCGAACTGTCGCCCCGCCAGCGGGTGGCCTACGTCCTGCACGACCTCTTCGCGGTCCCGTTCGACGGGGTCGCCGCCGTGCTCGGCACCAGCACCGACGCGGCGAAGAAGCTGGCCAGCCGCGCCCGGGTACGGCTGCGCGGCGCCCGGCCGGGCGAAGGCGGCGGGGAGCACGCCGGACACGCCGACATCGTGGAGGCGTTCCTGGCGGCGGCACGCGGCGGCGACATCGCCCGCCTGGTGGACCTGCTGGCCCCCGACGCCGTCCGCCGGGCCGACCCCCGGCTGCTCCCGGCGGGCGCGCCGGTCGAGGTGCGCGGCGCCGCGGCGATCGCCGAGGAGACCACGGCCTTCCGCGACCGGATCGCGGCCGCCGCACCCGTGCTGGTCGGCGGGTGTCCCGGCGCGGTCATCGCGCCCGGCGGGCACCCCTACGCGCTCATCCGGTTCGCCGTCGGCGCCGGACGCGTCGCCGCGATCGACATCACCCCCTACACGCCCGGGGCGGTGGGGCCGGCGGCCGCGCCCGGCACCGCGCGGGCCGGGCGCTGA
- a CDS encoding putative quinol monooxygenase, producing MTYGTINSMKTKPGRRDEVVAILLSGAEGLRAAGCHLYVVGTAADDDVTVWVSEVWESREHHAASLQLPETQEAISAAMPMLAGEFTSQEVRVQGGVGV from the coding sequence ATGACCTACGGCACCATCAACTCCATGAAGACCAAGCCGGGGCGGCGCGACGAGGTGGTGGCGATCCTCCTCAGCGGCGCCGAGGGCCTGCGCGCCGCCGGCTGCCACCTCTACGTGGTGGGCACGGCCGCCGACGACGACGTCACGGTGTGGGTCAGCGAGGTGTGGGAGTCGCGCGAGCACCACGCCGCCTCGCTCCAACTCCCGGAGACGCAGGAGGCGATCAGCGCCGCGATGCCCATGCTCGCCGGGGAGTTCACCAGCCAGGAGGTCCGCGTCCAGGGCGGCGTGGGCGTCTGA
- a CDS encoding polysaccharide pyruvyl transferase family protein, which produces MRALITGWFGFLHGEATAGDVGAALTVAAALREAGIPHDLGRSPNVRLDAPVLDDLDPTDYDLLLFVCGPAHGRQVRDLHTRFAHCRRIAVGVSVIDPGDPAVRGFDSVLPRDAPDAAPRPDLAAAAPDRPAVPVVGVVAAPHQPEYGASGGHDDVHAELAAWLTAKDCARVPLDTRLDAADWRHCASYSAFDALVRRVDLVVSTRLHGLVFALRNGVPAIAVDPVLGGAKVSAQARALGWPAVAVREPGEPLGRERLDGLWDWCLSPAARARAGWAAATARDRSPLVADLLAALVAHRLPRPAEAAGAEPRPGPDADTLQGA; this is translated from the coding sequence ATGCGAGCACTGATCACCGGATGGTTCGGGTTCCTGCACGGCGAGGCCACGGCCGGCGACGTGGGCGCGGCCCTCACCGTCGCCGCCGCGCTGCGCGAGGCCGGGATTCCCCACGACCTCGGGCGCAGTCCCAACGTGCGCCTGGACGCCCCTGTCCTGGACGATCTCGACCCCACCGACTACGACCTGCTGCTCTTCGTGTGCGGCCCCGCGCACGGACGGCAGGTCCGCGACCTGCACACCCGGTTCGCGCACTGCCGCCGCATCGCGGTCGGGGTGTCGGTCATCGACCCCGGCGACCCCGCCGTGCGCGGCTTCGACTCCGTCCTCCCCCGCGACGCCCCCGATGCGGCGCCCCGGCCCGACCTGGCCGCCGCCGCGCCCGACCGGCCCGCCGTCCCCGTGGTGGGGGTGGTGGCGGCGCCGCACCAGCCCGAGTACGGCGCAAGCGGCGGCCACGACGACGTGCACGCCGAACTCGCGGCCTGGCTGACCGCCAAGGACTGCGCGCGGGTGCCCCTGGACACCCGCCTCGACGCCGCCGACTGGCGGCACTGCGCGTCCTACAGCGCGTTCGACGCCCTCGTCCGCCGGGTGGACCTGGTGGTGTCCACCCGGCTGCACGGCCTGGTGTTCGCGCTGCGCAACGGCGTCCCGGCTATCGCGGTCGACCCGGTGCTGGGCGGCGCCAAGGTCAGCGCGCAGGCGCGCGCCCTGGGCTGGCCCGCCGTCGCCGTGCGCGAGCCCGGTGAGCCGCTGGGCCGCGAACGCCTGGACGGGCTGTGGGACTGGTGCCTGTCGCCCGCCGCGCGCGCCCGCGCGGGGTGGGCGGCGGCCACCGCCCGCGACCGCTCCCCGCTGGTCGCCGACCTGCTCGCCGCGCTGGTCGCCCACCGCCTGCCCCGCCCCGCCGAGGCCGCCGGCGCCGAGCCCCGGCCCGGTCCCGACGCCGACACCCTCCAGGGCGCCTGA
- a CDS encoding dihydrofolate reductase family protein, with product MRIVLSYFMSLDGVVQAPGGREEDTDGGFAHGGWSMPYFDEKVMGEFIGEAIATTQALLFGRRTWQVMADAWPDRAGADPFADHMNAVPKYVASTTLTPDDMRWNTTLLPADDVFGAIGRLRDEDGGDLHIMGSSNLSRQLVSRDLVDEYRVMIEPITLGGGKRGFPDDGRARPLELVSTATTSTGVLVCTYRPAKQ from the coding sequence ATGCGGATCGTACTGAGCTACTTCATGAGCCTCGACGGCGTGGTGCAGGCGCCGGGTGGGCGTGAGGAGGACACCGACGGCGGGTTCGCGCACGGGGGGTGGTCCATGCCCTACTTCGACGAGAAGGTCATGGGCGAGTTCATCGGCGAGGCCATCGCCACCACCCAGGCGCTGCTGTTCGGCCGCCGCACTTGGCAGGTCATGGCCGACGCCTGGCCCGACCGCGCCGGCGCCGACCCGTTCGCCGACCACATGAACGCGGTGCCCAAGTACGTCGCCTCGACCACCCTCACCCCCGACGACATGCGGTGGAACACCACCCTCCTGCCCGCCGACGACGTGTTCGGCGCCATCGGGCGGCTGCGCGACGAGGACGGCGGCGACCTCCACATCATGGGCAGCTCCAACCTCTCCCGCCAGCTCGTCTCCCGCGACCTGGTCGACGAGTACCGGGTGATGATCGAGCCCATCACCCTGGGCGGCGGCAAGCGCGGATTCCCCGACGACGGCCGCGCCCGGCCGCTGGAGCTGGTGTCCACCGCGACCACCTCCACCGGCGTGCTGGTCTGCACCTACCGCCCGGCCAAGCAGTAG
- the nrfD gene encoding NrfD/PsrC family molybdoenzyme membrane anchor subunit — protein MSTSDVTREGIRGAHPGREALTGAVSTLDGHRREHPRGRRIRRGEPEFRSYYDKPVLNQIVWEPRDIAGYLFLGGLAGASSVLAAGADLTGRPGLARPLKYTALGAITGSVAALVNDLGRPARFVNMLRVLKWTSPMSVGSWILMAYGPLAGAAAVSQATGILPGLGRAAALGAGAVGPAVAAYTAPLICDTAVPAWHEGFREMPFVFVGSAAAAAGGMGMATAPVSQAGPARRAAVLGSALETAALWRMERRMGMVAEPYRTGRSGLLMRAAKALTVGGAVGALLGARSRRVSAVAGAALLAGSACTRFGVFHAGVASAADPKYTVVPQRRRLEERKAAEANESAQAAASSAAQEAEGSADS, from the coding sequence TTGAGCACATCGGACGTGACGCGCGAGGGCATCCGGGGCGCCCACCCGGGCCGCGAGGCCCTGACGGGCGCGGTGAGCACCCTGGACGGCCACCGCCGGGAGCACCCGCGCGGCCGCCGGATCCGGCGGGGCGAGCCGGAGTTCCGCAGCTACTACGACAAGCCGGTGCTCAACCAGATCGTGTGGGAGCCGCGCGACATCGCCGGGTACCTGTTCCTGGGCGGCCTGGCGGGCGCGTCGTCGGTCCTGGCCGCCGGAGCGGACCTGACGGGCCGCCCCGGCCTGGCCCGGCCGCTGAAGTACACGGCGCTGGGCGCGATCACCGGCTCGGTGGCCGCCCTGGTCAACGACCTCGGACGCCCGGCGCGGTTCGTGAACATGCTGCGGGTGCTGAAGTGGACCTCGCCGATGAGCGTGGGCTCCTGGATTCTGATGGCCTACGGCCCCCTGGCGGGCGCGGCGGCGGTCTCGCAGGCCACCGGCATCCTGCCGGGCCTGGGCCGCGCGGCGGCCCTGGGCGCGGGCGCGGTGGGTCCGGCGGTCGCCGCCTACACGGCCCCGCTGATCTGCGACACCGCCGTACCGGCCTGGCACGAGGGCTTCCGCGAGATGCCGTTCGTGTTCGTGGGCTCGGCAGCGGCGGCTGCCGGGGGCATGGGCATGGCCACGGCCCCGGTGTCCCAGGCGGGCCCGGCACGGCGGGCGGCGGTCCTGGGCTCGGCCCTGGAGACGGCGGCCCTGTGGCGGATGGAACGCCGCATGGGCATGGTCGCCGAGCCGTACCGGACCGGCCGCAGCGGCCTCTTGATGCGCGCCGCCAAGGCCCTCACGGTCGGCGGAGCGGTAGGTGCCCTGCTGGGCGCCCGCAGCCGGAGGGTGTCGGCGGTGGCGGGCGCCGCCCTGCTGGCGGGATCGGCCTGCACCCGCTTCGGCGTATTCCACGCGGGGGTGGCGTCGGCGGCCGACCCCAAGTACACGGTGGTGCCGCAGCGCAGGCGGTTGGAAGAACGCAAGGCCGCAGAGGCCAACGAGTCGGCCCAGGCGGCGGCGTCGTCAGCCGCACAGGAGGCAGAGGGCTCCGCCGACTCCTGA
- a CDS encoding 4Fe-4S dicluster domain-containing protein produces the protein MTAGDRPRMGFFTDTSVCIGCKACEVACKEWNAVPEDGLNFTAMSFDNSGGLGADTWRHVAFIEQRASVGVQESGVGRPDGASAPVDLGMPAFEKPGDSAGADERGEFRWLMSSDVCKHCTHAACLDVCPTGALFRTEFGTVVVQEDICNGCGYCVPACPYGVIDKREDDGRVWKCTLCYDRLGDGLEPACAKACPTDSIQFGELDELRARADDRVRHLHEAGIESARLYGRDPDDGVGGDGAFFLLLDEPEVYGLPPDPVVTTRDLPSMWRHAGAAAAVLLAGITATFLGRRR, from the coding sequence ATGACCGCCGGCGACCGGCCGCGCATGGGGTTCTTCACCGACACCAGCGTGTGCATCGGGTGCAAGGCGTGCGAGGTCGCCTGCAAGGAGTGGAACGCGGTGCCCGAGGACGGGCTGAACTTCACCGCCATGTCCTTCGACAACAGCGGCGGACTGGGCGCCGACACCTGGCGGCACGTGGCGTTCATCGAGCAGCGGGCGTCGGTGGGCGTGCAGGAGAGCGGCGTGGGCCGCCCCGACGGCGCGTCCGCACCGGTGGACCTGGGCATGCCCGCCTTTGAGAAGCCGGGCGACTCCGCCGGCGCCGACGAGCGCGGCGAGTTCCGCTGGCTGATGTCCTCCGACGTCTGCAAGCACTGCACGCACGCCGCCTGCCTGGACGTCTGCCCCACCGGCGCGCTGTTCCGCACCGAGTTCGGCACGGTGGTGGTGCAGGAGGACATCTGCAACGGGTGCGGCTACTGCGTGCCCGCCTGCCCCTACGGCGTGATCGACAAGCGCGAGGACGACGGCCGGGTGTGGAAGTGCACCCTATGCTACGACCGGCTGGGCGACGGCCTGGAGCCCGCGTGCGCCAAGGCGTGCCCCACCGACTCCATCCAGTTCGGCGAACTGGACGAACTCCGCGCCCGCGCCGACGATCGGGTGCGCCACCTGCACGAGGCCGGCATCGAGTCCGCGCGGCTCTACGGCCGCGACCCGGATGACGGTGTGGGCGGCGACGGCGCGTTCTTCCTGCTCCTGGACGAGCCGGAGGTTTACGGGCTGCCGCCGGACCCGGTGGTGACCACGCGCGACCTGCCGTCGATGTGGCGGCACGCGGGCGCGGCCGCCGCCGTGCTGCTGGCCGGTATCACCGCGACGTTCCTGGGGAGGCGGCGTTGA